The Metabacillus litoralis genome contains a region encoding:
- a CDS encoding SDR family oxidoreductase, translating to MHIKDLFDLSGKTAVITGGGRGLGEQIAEGVAEAGANIVLCSRKEEACVEVANRLAKNGVQALGLKCDITKKEDITYVVNETMKRFGQIDILVNNSGATWGAPAVEMPLEAWQKVIDVNVTGTFLMSQAVGKEMIKQKSGKIINISSVAGLGGTDPNLMDTIGYNTSKGAVITLTKDLAAKWGQYNINVNAIAPGFFPTKMSKVIIEHGKDHFLSGTPLKRFGSDQDLKGVAVFLASRASDFITGDVLVVDGGTHVL from the coding sequence ATGCATATTAAGGATTTATTTGATTTATCAGGTAAAACAGCTGTTATTACAGGTGGTGGAAGAGGACTCGGAGAACAAATTGCAGAAGGAGTTGCAGAAGCTGGAGCTAATATTGTTTTGTGCTCAAGAAAAGAAGAGGCATGTGTTGAAGTCGCAAATCGTTTAGCCAAAAATGGTGTTCAAGCACTTGGTCTTAAGTGTGATATTACTAAAAAAGAGGATATTACCTATGTTGTTAATGAAACAATGAAACGATTCGGACAAATAGATATTCTTGTTAATAATAGTGGAGCAACATGGGGAGCCCCTGCCGTAGAAATGCCACTTGAGGCATGGCAGAAGGTAATTGATGTAAATGTGACCGGAACATTTTTAATGAGCCAAGCGGTTGGTAAAGAGATGATTAAACAAAAAAGTGGAAAAATCATAAATATTTCATCTGTTGCAGGCCTAGGGGGAACAGATCCCAATTTAATGGACACCATCGGGTATAACACAAGTAAAGGAGCTGTTATTACTCTTACAAAAGATTTAGCCGCTAAATGGGGACAGTACAATATTAATGTAAATGCTATTGCTCCAGGATTTTTTCCAACAAAAATGTCAAAGGTTATCATTGAGCATGGTAAAGACCATTTTCTTTCAGGAACACCTCTGAAGCGATTTGGATCAGATCAAGATTTAAAAGGGGTTGCTGTATTTTTAGCCTCAAGAGCATCAGATTTTATAACAGGTGATGTACTTGTTGTCGATGGTGGCACACATGTGTTATAA
- a CDS encoding long-chain-fatty-acid--CoA ligase, whose product MESNQKWLAKYPNSMSNNVDIPHISLPEMLQNTIKKYGNHEAISFYGKRFTYHEVAKMVFAFTSALQQSGVQKGDRVAIMLPNCPQYVVSYYGALGAGGIVTQLNPMLVERELEYILNDAGAETIVVFDSIYPRVKSIQSKTQLKNIITVSLQPSGKDQEEDDTFESFLAKQNGQVLPVNIEPEHDIAVLQYTGGTTGRSKGAMLTHRNVVANAVQSYEFFKEEIIMGQEKCLTVIPLFHVFGMSSCMNLTILCGNCLIMLPRFDLEEVLQTIKKEQPTVFPGVPTMYVAITNHPKAEEYGIDSIKTCNSGSAPMPVELLNEFERKTGAKILEGYGLSEASPTTHCNPPFAERKAGTVGLGLPNTAYKIVDVATGKQEAPIGELGELIISGPQVMKGYWNMPEETAVTLRDGWLFTGDIARMDEEGYVSIVDRKKDLIIASGYNIYPRDIEEILYEHPSVQEAVVIGIPDEYRGETVKAFIVLKSGKTATEEEMIEYSRKHLATYKVPRFIEFRKELPKTNVGKILRRALREEVLKQ is encoded by the coding sequence ATGGAAAGCAATCAAAAGTGGTTGGCTAAATATCCTAATTCAATGTCTAATAATGTTGATATTCCTCATATTTCTCTACCTGAAATGCTACAAAATACTATTAAAAAATACGGGAATCATGAGGCAATTTCTTTCTATGGTAAGAGATTTACGTATCATGAAGTGGCAAAAATGGTTTTTGCGTTTACATCAGCCCTCCAACAGTCAGGTGTACAAAAAGGTGATAGAGTTGCGATTATGCTACCTAACTGTCCACAGTATGTTGTCTCCTATTACGGTGCCTTAGGTGCTGGTGGGATTGTTACTCAGCTAAATCCTATGCTTGTTGAAAGAGAGCTAGAGTATATTTTAAATGATGCTGGTGCTGAAACAATTGTTGTTTTTGACAGTATTTACCCTAGAGTAAAGTCTATACAGTCAAAAACACAGTTGAAAAATATCATAACTGTTAGTCTTCAACCTTCTGGGAAAGATCAGGAAGAGGATGACACATTTGAGAGTTTTCTAGCTAAGCAGAACGGTCAGGTTTTACCAGTTAATATTGAGCCGGAACATGATATCGCGGTATTACAATATACGGGAGGAACGACTGGACGTTCAAAAGGAGCTATGCTAACTCACCGAAATGTCGTTGCAAATGCTGTACAATCTTATGAATTTTTTAAAGAAGAAATTATTATGGGACAAGAAAAATGTTTGACAGTCATTCCGTTATTCCATGTTTTCGGAATGTCTAGCTGCATGAACCTTACCATCTTGTGTGGAAACTGTTTAATCATGCTCCCGAGATTTGATTTAGAGGAGGTGCTACAAACAATTAAGAAGGAACAGCCTACAGTGTTTCCAGGCGTGCCAACGATGTATGTAGCAATTACTAACCATCCTAAAGCTGAGGAATATGGAATTGATTCAATTAAAACGTGCAACAGTGGAAGTGCTCCAATGCCTGTTGAATTGTTGAATGAATTTGAAAGAAAAACAGGGGCCAAGATTTTGGAGGGTTATGGACTTTCTGAGGCTTCACCCACTACTCATTGTAACCCGCCATTTGCAGAAAGGAAGGCTGGTACTGTTGGGTTAGGGTTGCCTAACACTGCTTATAAAATAGTGGATGTAGCAACAGGAAAACAGGAAGCACCAATTGGAGAGCTGGGAGAACTAATTATAAGTGGGCCACAGGTGATGAAAGGCTACTGGAATATGCCTGAGGAAACAGCTGTTACACTTAGAGATGGCTGGTTGTTTACTGGTGATATTGCAAGAATGGATGAGGAAGGCTATGTTTCAATTGTGGATCGTAAAAAAGATCTCATTATTGCAAGCGGTTACAACATCTATCCGAGAGATATTGAAGAAATTCTATATGAACATCCTAGTGTTCAAGAAGCAGTTGTCATTGGTATACCTGATGAGTATCGAGGGGAAACGGTAAAAGCATTTATTGTCTTAAAATCAGGGAAAACAGCAACAGAAGAGGAAATGATAGAATACAGCCGTAAACATTTGGCTACCTATAAAGTTCCAAGGTTTATTGAATTTCGGAAGGAATTGCCTAAAACAAA
- a CDS encoding acyl-CoA dehydrogenase: MNFSYSEKVISLQEKLHTFMEEYVYPNEQLYEQQLGEQQSRWTTIPPIMEELKDKAKAQGLWNLFLPDSEHGAGLSNIEYAPLCEIMGRSLIAPEVFNCNAPDTGNMEVLVRYGTEEQKQQWLMPLLDGKIRSCFSMTEPEVASADATNICATIEKDGDEYVINGRKWWSSGAGDPRCKIAIVMGKNDPEAPKHEQQSMILVPLDTPGVKIERVLPVFGYDHAPHGHAEISFQSVRVPAANMILGEGKGFAIAQGRLGPGRIHHCMRLIGAAERALELLCKRVQSREAFGRSLSQQGVIREWIADSRIEIEQARLLTLKAAYMMDTVGNKQAKAEIAMIKVVAPSMALKVLDRAIQAFGGAGVSEDFPLAAQWANARTLRIADGPDEVHRAQIGRLELKKYQ; the protein is encoded by the coding sequence TTGAATTTTTCTTATTCAGAGAAGGTAATATCACTTCAAGAGAAACTACATACTTTTATGGAAGAATATGTTTATCCTAATGAACAATTGTATGAACAACAGTTAGGTGAACAACAATCACGATGGACAACAATACCTCCTATTATGGAAGAGCTCAAGGACAAAGCAAAGGCACAAGGTTTGTGGAATTTATTTCTACCAGATAGTGAGCATGGGGCAGGTCTGTCGAATATTGAATATGCTCCGTTATGTGAAATTATGGGAAGGTCACTTATTGCTCCGGAGGTTTTCAACTGTAATGCACCTGACACTGGCAATATGGAAGTGCTAGTTCGGTATGGAACAGAAGAGCAAAAGCAACAGTGGCTTATGCCATTATTAGATGGAAAGATTCGTTCTTGCTTTTCAATGACTGAGCCAGAAGTGGCTTCAGCTGATGCGACAAATATTTGTGCAACGATTGAAAAAGACGGAGATGAGTATGTGATCAATGGCCGTAAGTGGTGGTCCTCAGGTGCGGGAGATCCAAGATGTAAAATAGCCATTGTTATGGGGAAAAATGATCCTGAAGCTCCAAAGCATGAACAGCAATCTATGATCTTAGTACCACTAGATACTCCAGGTGTAAAAATTGAACGTGTTCTACCTGTTTTTGGATACGATCATGCACCACATGGTCATGCAGAAATTTCTTTTCAGTCAGTTCGTGTTCCAGCAGCAAATATGATTCTAGGAGAAGGAAAAGGCTTTGCTATTGCACAGGGAAGATTAGGTCCAGGGAGAATACATCACTGTATGCGTCTAATTGGAGCAGCAGAAAGAGCGCTTGAACTTTTATGTAAGCGTGTACAAAGTAGAGAAGCATTTGGAAGAAGCCTTTCCCAACAAGGAGTTATTAGAGAGTGGATTGCTGACTCTAGAATTGAAATTGAACAAGCAAGGTTACTAACCCTCAAAGCAGCATATATGATGGATACAGTTGGGAATAAACAAGCTAAAGCAGAAATTGCCATGATTAAGGTTGTGGCCCCTTCTATGGCACTAAAGGTGTTAGATCGTGCCATTCAAGCGTTTGGAGGAGCTGGTGTGAGTGAAGATTTTCCATTAGCAGCTCAATGGGCAAATGCAAGAACACTAAGAATAGCAGATGGTCCAGATGAAGTTCATCGCGCCCAAATAGGTAGGCTGGAATTAAAAAAATATCAGTAG
- a CDS encoding peptidoglycan D,D-transpeptidase FtsI family protein, whose product MTEQNTNKSEERKLRKSRYVRINVFFFLVFLLFVALIVRLGVVQIVQGEEFSKEVSRTESDYASLPAPRGKMYDRYNRVVVDNTRVPAITYTVDKTTSAEDKIETAKKLAEYINYENDFLTDELKDRDIKDYWLASHPTEAKELLSKKELELKPSETYKLQVERVPEDEFNTIKSDPEQMELAYIYTRFSSGYQYEPQVVKSLNLTDEEVSLVAEHLEQLPGVDVITDWGRSYPYESLSSIFGSVTSPEEGILQSREDYYKARGYARNERVGRSYLEYQYEDYLNPRKAKVEYISDKDGNIISEEVVDEGQRGYDLKLSFDMELQMEVEKIVEEELLRASKSHFLMDRAFVVMMDPYQGDVLAMVGKQLDSKNRSKIIDYPYGTFTTQYEAGSTVKGATVLAGYQKGIPIGQGYYDTKLYFKGTPPKGSYRNLGYMTDLSALKLSSNVYMFYVALEIADIEYQKNGPLNVSSEDFQRLRNYFAQFGLGVPTGIDLPQESSGLLSTPDTAGKILDIAIGQFDTYTPLQLAQYVSVIANGGSRVQPRIVTSIHTPVEDSTLGPIAVDKSPNVLNKVNNTPEEIERVQQGFRLVVTSGTASAYIDYDVAGKTGTSQTNYYGPKREYWGRKTNNLNFIGYYPSENPEVAFSVVVPWASNDKDAVNKHIANRIVKAYMDLQKKYLTTTEIETQEDTETE is encoded by the coding sequence TTGACAGAACAAAACACAAATAAATCAGAAGAGCGGAAACTACGAAAGTCCAGATATGTCAGAATCAATGTGTTCTTTTTTCTTGTCTTTCTGTTGTTTGTCGCTCTTATCGTTCGCTTAGGAGTTGTACAAATTGTTCAAGGAGAAGAGTTTTCAAAGGAAGTCTCTAGAACAGAATCAGATTATGCAAGCTTACCAGCACCACGTGGCAAAATGTATGATCGTTACAATCGTGTTGTAGTAGACAATACAAGAGTACCAGCCATCACATATACAGTTGATAAAACAACATCAGCTGAGGATAAAATTGAAACGGCGAAAAAGCTTGCAGAATATATTAATTATGAGAACGACTTCTTAACAGATGAGCTTAAAGATCGTGATATTAAAGATTATTGGTTAGCTTCTCACCCAACTGAGGCAAAAGAACTTCTTTCTAAAAAAGAACTAGAGCTGAAGCCGTCAGAAACATACAAATTACAAGTAGAGCGTGTGCCAGAGGATGAGTTTAATACAATTAAGTCTGATCCTGAACAGATGGAGTTAGCGTATATCTATACACGCTTTTCTTCAGGATATCAGTATGAACCACAAGTTGTGAAGTCACTAAACCTAACCGATGAGGAAGTATCACTTGTTGCTGAGCATTTGGAGCAGCTTCCTGGGGTAGATGTGATTACTGACTGGGGAAGATCTTATCCATATGAATCACTTAGCTCTATATTTGGTTCTGTAACCTCTCCTGAGGAAGGGATACTTCAATCTCGTGAAGATTATTACAAAGCAAGAGGCTATGCTAGAAATGAAAGAGTCGGGAGAAGTTATTTAGAATATCAATACGAGGATTATTTAAATCCTCGTAAAGCAAAAGTAGAATATATTTCAGATAAAGATGGTAACATCATTTCTGAAGAAGTTGTAGATGAAGGACAAAGAGGGTATGATTTGAAGCTTTCTTTTGATATGGAACTTCAAATGGAAGTGGAAAAAATTGTAGAAGAAGAATTACTTCGGGCAAGTAAGAGTCACTTTTTAATGGACCGGGCATTTGTTGTTATGATGGACCCCTACCAAGGTGATGTATTAGCAATGGTAGGGAAACAATTAGATTCTAAAAACCGTAGCAAAATTATAGATTATCCTTATGGTACATTCACTACTCAATATGAGGCTGGCTCTACGGTTAAAGGTGCAACTGTCTTAGCTGGATATCAGAAGGGAATTCCAATCGGACAAGGATATTACGATACAAAGCTTTATTTTAAAGGAACCCCACCAAAAGGTTCTTATCGAAATCTTGGATATATGACCGATTTAAGTGCGTTAAAGCTATCTTCTAACGTGTATATGTTTTATGTTGCATTAGAGATAGCTGATATTGAATACCAGAAAAACGGACCATTAAATGTTTCAAGTGAGGATTTCCAAAGACTGCGAAATTATTTTGCACAATTTGGATTAGGTGTACCTACAGGTATTGACTTACCACAGGAATCCTCTGGATTATTAAGTACACCAGATACAGCGGGTAAGATTTTAGATATTGCTATTGGTCAGTTTGACACATATACACCGCTTCAGCTGGCACAATATGTTTCTGTTATTGCAAATGGTGGCTCAAGGGTTCAACCACGTATTGTCACAAGTATTCATACACCTGTTGAAGACTCAACATTAGGACCTATAGCTGTTGATAAGTCTCCAAATGTGTTAAATAAAGTTAATAACACACCGGAGGAAATTGAAAGAGTTCAACAAGGTTTCAGGTTAGTTGTTACCTCTGGAACAGCTTCTGCTTATATTGATTATGATGTTGCTGGTAAAACTGGAACATCTCAAACCAATTACTATGGTCCAAAGCGAGAGTATTGGGGTAGAAAAACAAATAACTTAAACTTTATAGGATATTATCCTTCTGAGAACCCTGAAGTGGCTTTCAGTGTTGTTGTTCCGTGGGCTAGTAACGATAAAGATGCAGTTAACAAACACATTGCAAATCGAATCGTAAAAGCGTATATGGATCTACAAAAGAAGTATTTAACAACAACAGAGATTGAAACACAAGAAGATACAGAAACTGAATAA